One Huiozyma naganishii CBS 8797 chromosome 5, complete genome DNA segment encodes these proteins:
- the MED11 gene encoding Med11p (similar to Saccharomyces cerevisiae MED11 (YMR112C); ancestral locus Anc_2.436): MKLSAAIEIRTSHLTNSCTVTPGKLRQRAEGMQSPYVQERLQSLETIDLQLCSMLQEVSEVVFTFSEIKRGNVDVKPQFTQHVTRFYSLLNESTGKLRDEIRLLDENVGKRLLPINNVSKRALGQDDEKLQEQMKLLQEVLEGPGEHPPPTA, translated from the coding sequence ATGAAACTTTCCGCTGCAATCGAAATACGAACAAGTCACTTGACGAACAGTTGCACAGTGACACCCGGCAAGCTAAGGCAAAGGGCAGAGGGTATGCAGTCTCCCTATGTGCAGGAGCGGTTACAGTCGCTGGAGACGATAGACCTGCAATTGTGCTCGATGTTGCAGGAGGTCAGCGAGGTGGTGTTCACTTTCAGCGAGATAAAGAGAGGCAACGTCGACGTGAAACCGCAGTTCACTCAACATGTCACACGGTTCTACAGCCTCCTGAACGAGTCCACAGGGAAACTGAGGGATGAGATTAGGCTGCTTGATGAGAACGTCGGGAAACGGCTGCTGCCCATCAACAACGTCAGCAAGAGAGCTCTCGGACAGGACGACGAGAAGCTCCAAGAGCAGATGAAACTGCTCCAAGAGGTGCTCGAGGGTCCAGGGGAACACCCACCGCCGACTGCGTAA
- the KNAG0E02330 gene encoding putative peptide hydrolase (similar to Saccharomyces cerevisiae YMR114C; ancestral locus Anc_2.434), producing the protein MCGRYAQTFDSDELARVMSTGLTLEIRGPEQPLQASYNVAPQAVAPVYPPGDTLRAMRWGLVPQWDRGTVSRGYSTFNARLESLLKSKLWRGSCQGRRCVVPITGYYEWWKGSGDTRDTQGKGRGKRRAGPPFYVTSRQGTETHPVMYLAGLYEHSDTDDSYTFAIVTGPAPENLGWLHDRMPCVLEPGTDSWDRWMDSAKTQWDNSELNALLKPTYNETVYTCYEVSRDVGKVAINKPYLVDSLDDGEHAVKQELGDTPHVKRETRTPQLKRERHPDILQMLSPKNKKQKK; encoded by the coding sequence ATGTGTGGCCGGTATGCGCAGACGTTCGACAGCGATGAGCTGGCCCGTGTGATGTCCACTGGGCTCACGCTGGAGATTCGCGGTCCGGAACAACCTCTGCAGGCATCGTACAATGTCGCACCGCAGGCGGTCGCTCCCGTGTACCCTCCGGGGGACACGCTACGAGCCATGCGATGGGGGTTGGTCCCGCAATGGGACCGTGGGACCGTGAGCCGCGGATACTCCACTTTTAACGCTCGACTGGAGAGTCTCTTGAAGAGCAAGCTCTGGCGGGGAAGCTGTCAGGGGAGGAGATGTGTCGTGCCCATCACTGGTTACTACGAGTGGTGGAAGGGCTCTGGGGACACAAGGGACACTCAAGGTAAAGGTAGGGGTAAACGGCGGGCAGGCCCACCGTTCTACGTAACGTCTCGTCAGGGAACTGAAACTCATCCGGTGATGTACCTTGCTGGACTGTACGAACACTCTGACACGGATGATTCGTACACGTTCGCTATTGTGACTGGACCCGCGCCGGAGAACTTGGGATGGTTGCATGACCGCATGCCGTGTGTTTTGGAACCGGGGACGGACAGCTGGGATCGGTGGATGGATTCTGCGAAGACACAGTGGGACAATAGCGAGTTGAACGCGTTGCTGAAACCCACGTACAACGAGACTGTCTACACTTGCTACGAAGTGAGCCGCGACGTCGGTAAAGTGGCTATCAACAAGCCGTACCTAGTGGACTCACTGGACGATGGTGAACATGCTGTGAAGCAAGAACTTGGGGACACGCCACATGTCAAGCGGGAGACACGGACACCccaattgaagagggaaCGCCACCCTGATATCCTCCAAATGCTGAGTCCCAAGAAtaagaagcagaagaagtaG
- the MGR3 gene encoding Mgr3p (similar to Saccharomyces cerevisiae YKL133C and YMR115W; ancestral locus Anc_2.433): MLHRTISRVARSYAKQLVRRVSSGGPIGQVGTVVGPVALKSKRDAQWRWNIGLVGAVTFGGGLLLYYGVDREGVYSHRALELVKSAIWEESNVNQFQYGAALKGYMAALEQMQSESMDPLSDNYTRVELKIAEMLEKLGMMDEAKNVYLELLYRLFDALNSPDKVPFPRRSDLLRKDLRVLIKSLELNQDVEAGKRRLLAHLLLAQEDVLMKSPELKEFFDKKKERADKIIQGIPVELSEFQTFVNGETINLDKDGFMTLNLQRDSTAWEPFKEEIFIARDLYTAYCLSTKDITSALSCKMTTVEWMIMADMPPGQILLGQANLGSLLYLQAERLESDIATINLKTDNDPSLLEDENVIKALRRLYRNKDNCLTMAGHCYEGIVDFFQKNKKLRYHMKDQLDNSVAQAIALSTYGKGILHLHDGSLPKAERLLNDSITMAREADFKELLKEAEQELNKLKEMRSKESEDAAVVE, translated from the coding sequence ATGTTGCACAGGACGATATCGAGAGTGGCGCGGTCCTATGCCAAACAACTGGTGAGACGGGTGTCGTCCGGCGGCCCTATCGGGCAGGTTGGGACGGTTGTTGGTCCCGTAGCTCTGAAGAGCAAGAGGGACGCTCAATGGAGGTGGAACATCGGTCTCGTCGGTGCGGTGACGTTTGGTGGTGGTCTGTTGCTGTACTACGGGGTCGATCGGGAAGGTGTGTACTCGCATCGAGCGCTGGAGTTAGTGAAGAGTGCGATATGGGAGGAGTCCAACGTCAACCAGTTCCAATACGGGGCAGCGTTGAAGGGGTACATGGCCGCGTTGGAACAAATGCAGTCTGAATCCATGGACCCCCTCAGCGATAACTACACTCGGGTTGAGTTGAAGATCGCGGAAATGCTGGAGAAGCTCGGGATGATGGACGAGGCCAAGAACGTCTACTTGGAGTTGCTGTATAGGTTATTCGATGCGTTGAACAGCCCGGACAAAGTGCCTTTCCCGAGGAGGTCAGACCTGCTGCGGAAGGATCTGCGGGTGCTGATCAAGTCGCTCGAATTGAACCAGGACGTCGAGGCAGGGAAGAGAAGACTGCTCGCGCATTTGCTTCTCGCACAGGAGGACGTGCTTATGAAGTCGCCCGAGCTCAAAGAGTTCTTcgacaagaagaaagagcGCGCCGATAAGATAATACAGGGGATCCCCGTTGAACTGTCTGAATTCCAGACTTTTGTCAACGGCGAAACGATCAATTTGGACAAGGACGGATTCATGACACTCAACTTACAAAGGGATTCCACCGCTTGGGAGCCTTTTAAAGAGGAAATATTCATCGCGAGGGACCTCTATACGGCGTACTGTCTCTCCACAAAGGACATAACGTCTGCGCTGAGTTGCAAGATGACCACCGTCGAGTGGATGATCATGGCAGACATGCCCCCCGGGCAGATACTTTTGGGCCAGGCAAACTTGGGATCCCTTTTGTACCTACAAGCGGAGAGATTGGAATCGGACATTGCCACCATCAACTTGAAAACTGATAATGACCCATCTTTACTAGAGGACGAGAACGTCATCAAAGCACTGAGAAGGTTGTATAGGAACAAAGACAATTGTTTGACGATGGCGGGTCACTGTTACGAGGGTATAGTGGATTTTTTtcagaagaacaagaaactaCGATATCACATGAAGGACCAATTGGATAACTCTGTAGCTCAGGCAATTGCCCTATCCACTTATGGGAAAGGTATACTGCACTTGCACGATGGTTCGTTACCAAAGGCAGAGAGACTTCTCAACGATTCAATCACCATGGCGAGGGAGGCCGATTTCAAAGAGCTTTTGAAGGAGGCAGAGCAGGAgttgaacaaactgaaggaGATGAGGTCGAAGGAAAGTGAAGATGCCGCGGTGGTCGAGTAA